The following coding sequences lie in one Tichowtungia aerotolerans genomic window:
- a CDS encoding glutamine synthetase III family protein, giving the protein MANTTELFGENVFGPRVMRERLSESTFKSLEETINTGKPLDAGIADEVAEAMKEWAMEKGATHYTHWFQPLTGATAEKHDSFIFPDFKGGIVTQFSGDELIQGEPDASSFPSGGLRATFEARGYTGWDPTSPAFIKYDGAGAATLCIPTVFCGYHGEALDKKVPLLRSMKALSEQTVRLGKLFGIDCGDKMAIATLGSEQEYFLLDEELYAARPDLIQTGRTLFGKPANKDQQLDDHYFGSIKSRVAAFMADLDAELWKLGVPAKTRHNEVCPAQFEIAPVFESLNVSVDHNMITMEVLRTTAEKHGFICLLHEKPFAGVNGSGKHNNWSIMGPDGKNWLKPGDTPHANAKFMTIICALMKAVDTHADLLRASVASAGNDHRLGANEAPPAVVSIFLGDCLTDIVEQIEAGGASSSKDGGHIELGVDNLPKLPRGNTDRNRTSPFAFTGNRFEFRAVGSNQSAAGANVVLNTIVAEAFDYICTRLETAVAGGAEFNAALQDILAEIIKEHKRILFDGDGYTAEWLEEAARRGLPNLVDTEAALEALTTDKAKALFSKYGVLSNQELESRYNSYTEAYDTLIAIEAGVTADIAKTMIIPAAVTAITEYSAVSAVKGVTDEMSVLLEKLVAGIAVLEAAEGEKAKIAAMNEVRAAADALEAIVPADLWPLPSYTDMLFI; this is encoded by the coding sequence ATGGCAAATACAACAGAGCTGTTCGGAGAAAATGTGTTTGGGCCGAGAGTGATGCGTGAGCGTCTTTCGGAATCAACATTTAAATCCCTTGAAGAAACCATTAATACCGGCAAGCCGCTGGATGCAGGAATTGCGGATGAAGTTGCTGAAGCGATGAAAGAGTGGGCCATGGAAAAAGGCGCGACTCACTACACTCACTGGTTTCAGCCGCTGACCGGCGCTACTGCTGAAAAACACGACTCTTTCATCTTTCCTGATTTCAAAGGCGGCATTGTAACGCAGTTCTCCGGGGACGAACTTATTCAGGGTGAGCCGGATGCCTCTTCTTTCCCTTCTGGCGGACTGCGTGCTACCTTCGAGGCTCGCGGTTATACAGGTTGGGACCCGACCAGCCCGGCTTTCATCAAATACGACGGCGCCGGCGCGGCAACGCTCTGTATTCCGACTGTTTTTTGCGGGTATCACGGTGAAGCCCTCGACAAAAAAGTTCCGCTGCTTCGTTCCATGAAGGCTCTTTCTGAACAGACCGTTCGTCTTGGTAAACTCTTTGGTATCGACTGCGGCGATAAGATGGCCATCGCGACTCTCGGATCCGAGCAGGAATACTTCCTCCTCGATGAAGAGCTTTATGCAGCCCGCCCCGACCTTATCCAGACTGGTCGTACACTCTTTGGCAAGCCTGCCAACAAAGACCAGCAACTCGATGACCATTACTTTGGATCCATTAAGTCTCGCGTTGCTGCCTTCATGGCTGATCTTGACGCAGAGCTCTGGAAACTCGGCGTTCCGGCTAAAACCCGTCATAATGAGGTGTGTCCTGCCCAGTTTGAAATCGCTCCGGTCTTCGAATCCCTTAACGTTTCTGTTGACCACAATATGATTACCATGGAAGTGCTTCGTACCACCGCCGAGAAGCATGGATTCATTTGCTTGCTGCACGAAAAACCGTTTGCCGGCGTCAATGGATCCGGCAAGCACAACAACTGGTCCATCATGGGGCCGGATGGTAAAAACTGGCTGAAGCCCGGAGACACTCCGCACGCCAACGCCAAGTTCATGACCATTATCTGTGCGCTGATGAAAGCAGTTGACACTCACGCTGATCTTCTGCGTGCTTCTGTTGCATCCGCCGGTAATGATCACCGTCTCGGTGCCAATGAGGCTCCTCCGGCCGTTGTTTCCATCTTTCTTGGCGACTGCCTGACCGACATTGTCGAGCAGATCGAGGCCGGCGGCGCCAGCAGCTCCAAGGATGGCGGCCATATTGAATTGGGCGTTGACAATCTTCCGAAACTGCCGCGTGGCAATACCGACCGGAACCGTACTTCTCCGTTTGCTTTCACTGGCAACCGTTTTGAGTTCCGTGCTGTTGGTTCTAACCAGAGTGCTGCCGGTGCAAATGTTGTGCTCAACACGATCGTGGCAGAAGCCTTCGACTACATCTGCACCAGGCTCGAAACTGCTGTTGCTGGGGGTGCCGAATTCAATGCTGCGTTGCAGGATATCCTTGCGGAGATCATTAAAGAGCACAAACGCATTCTCTTCGATGGCGACGGATACACCGCCGAATGGCTTGAGGAAGCTGCCAGGCGCGGTCTTCCCAATCTCGTTGATACCGAAGCTGCTCTGGAAGCGCTGACAACAGATAAAGCTAAAGCTCTGTTCTCCAAATACGGTGTTCTGAGCAACCAAGAGCTCGAGTCTCGTTACAACAGCTACACCGAAGCGTACGATACGCTGATTGCGATCGAGGCGGGTGTTACTGCTGATATCGCTAAAACGATGATCATCCCTGCCGCAGTTACTGCAATCACTGAGTATTCCGCAGTTTCCGCCGTGAAAGGAGTTACTGATGAAATGTCCGTTCTCCTGGAGAAGCTCGTTGCAGGCATTGCTGTACTCGAAGCTGCAGAAGGTGAAAAAGCAAAGATTGCAGCCATGAACGAAGTTCGTGCAGCAGCAGATGCTCTCGAAGCCATTGTTCCGGCTGATCTTTGGCCGCTCCCGAGCTACACCGATATGCTCTTCATCTGA
- the lpxD gene encoding UDP-3-O-(3-hydroxymyristoyl)glucosamine N-acyltransferase — translation MKLSELTEKIGGLLEGDGNVEICGVAAIDEATADQISFVANPKYALAAAATTAGAVIVPEDWSADCSSVLVRCKNPDAAFASAAALFYTPVPRPAPGVHPTAVVAEDVELGEGVSVGPYCVIEPGVKIGSGSVISAQCYIGYRVCIAEDSFLYPQVSIREGAEIGSRVIIHNGTVVGSDGFGYSVDADGVRTKINQIGIVQIGNDVEIGANVCIDRARFGKTRIGNGVKIDNLVQIAHNVTIGDHAVIIAQVGIAGSTTIGDRVILAGQAAVAGHLKVGAGAVVAGKAGVSKDVPPGEYVMGMPAMPAQKFKRNVAASMLLPKLKDRVAVLEKRIRQLEGNASGPEM, via the coding sequence ATGAAACTGAGTGAACTCACTGAAAAAATCGGCGGTCTCCTTGAAGGAGACGGCAATGTTGAAATTTGTGGCGTCGCTGCGATTGATGAGGCGACGGCTGACCAAATCAGCTTTGTAGCCAATCCGAAATATGCGCTGGCGGCGGCTGCGACAACTGCGGGTGCAGTGATTGTGCCGGAAGATTGGTCTGCCGACTGCTCGTCGGTACTGGTTCGTTGTAAAAATCCAGATGCCGCTTTTGCATCTGCCGCTGCGCTGTTTTATACGCCGGTGCCTCGACCCGCTCCGGGAGTGCATCCAACAGCAGTGGTTGCTGAAGATGTTGAGCTGGGCGAAGGGGTCAGTGTGGGGCCGTATTGTGTCATCGAGCCTGGCGTCAAAATCGGTTCCGGATCTGTGATCTCTGCACAGTGTTATATTGGGTACCGGGTTTGCATCGCCGAAGACAGTTTTTTGTATCCGCAGGTTTCCATTCGAGAAGGAGCGGAGATCGGCAGTCGCGTTATCATTCATAACGGGACGGTTGTCGGCAGTGACGGGTTTGGCTATTCGGTCGATGCAGATGGTGTCCGAACGAAAATCAACCAGATTGGAATTGTACAGATCGGAAATGATGTGGAGATCGGTGCGAATGTCTGTATTGACCGGGCACGCTTTGGAAAGACCCGCATCGGAAACGGCGTGAAAATAGATAATCTGGTCCAGATTGCACACAATGTGACTATTGGGGATCACGCGGTAATCATTGCGCAGGTTGGTATCGCCGGGAGTACGACGATCGGCGATCGAGTTATTCTGGCTGGTCAGGCAGCGGTTGCCGGTCATTTGAAAGTGGGTGCCGGCGCTGTGGTTGCCGGGAAGGCCGGCGTTTCCAAAGATGTTCCTCCTGGAGAATATGTGATGGGGATGCCGGCGATGCCTGCTCAGAAGTTTAAGAGGAATGTCGCCGCCTCCATGTTGCTTCCAAAGTTAAAAGATCGGGTAGCTGTGCTGGAAAAAAGAATCCGGCAGCTGGAAGGCAACGCGAGTGGGCCAGAAATGTAA
- a CDS encoding OmpH family outer membrane protein translates to MKKILWSIITLMLVCGTVSAEERIVFVDLERVFNEFYKTRLAKSKMEAQQKDSDTERQAMVDEMTQISEDVDRLKKEARDVTLSQEIRDGKRILYEERLIDLRSKEQEIKEFTDRRKQQAQMQVSRMSQTLMDEIRETVVEYAKQEGLQAVIDSSTRRAAVGVFIYTHPDVDITETVLTMLNSKQPDLQNGEALLSDGESLLGTVDAEGAAESNETE, encoded by the coding sequence ATGAAAAAAATTCTTTGGTCTATCATTACTCTCATGCTGGTTTGTGGAACGGTTTCCGCTGAGGAGCGCATTGTTTTTGTTGATCTGGAGCGGGTGTTCAATGAGTTCTATAAGACACGTCTCGCCAAATCAAAGATGGAAGCTCAGCAGAAGGATTCTGATACCGAACGCCAGGCCATGGTTGATGAGATGACCCAAATCAGCGAAGACGTCGATCGGCTTAAGAAAGAAGCTCGCGATGTGACGCTGTCTCAGGAAATCCGGGATGGGAAACGAATCCTTTACGAAGAACGCCTGATCGACCTGCGCTCCAAAGAACAGGAAATCAAGGAGTTTACGGACCGCCGGAAGCAACAGGCGCAGATGCAGGTTTCCCGAATGAGCCAAACGCTTATGGATGAAATTCGGGAGACCGTTGTCGAATATGCCAAGCAGGAAGGGTTGCAGGCTGTCATCGACAGTTCAACCCGCCGGGCAGCCGTCGGAGTTTTTATTTACACTCATCCTGATGTCGATATTACAGAGACGGTTTTGACTATGCTGAACAGTAAGCAGCCGGACCTGCAGAACGGAGAAGCGCTGCTGAGCGATGGAGAAAGCCTGCTGGGGACAGTGGATGCAGAAGGGGCGGCGGAATCTAATGAAACTGAGTGA
- the bamA gene encoding outer membrane protein assembly factor BamA: MTKKTCRFVRLFVGGMLLSSAGWAAVTIDDIRIENPEKVELDASFVRAYTSLQAGQAVDNEDQLNTAVAKDVDNLRRSGRFSYVRAFIEQDDGRLTLVYSVVPRFRLRKIEVVGAKKISSRKLKNQLELNLGDYVDDAIVGEKVHKLEAYCREHKYPDAAATWNLTPDEETGAADLQVSVDEGEKLRVKKITLEGDRFLSDSFAAKTGRFFKRLVPSLGSSSKEDAWFVSNEVRSQLNQKETFWITPWFGAYRPELVDADLAVLQKFYMDKGFLDVSVEAPEVDSHGRGRLELTYRISEGGQYRIGKIELEGAELFEPDVLKKQIFLKSGDIAAQSALDAAAAAVRRYYGNRGYVRSWVVPVIQTNPDTLVADVTLQIQEGRLATIHKIDIRGNEKTKDEVIRRELAVFPGEKFHEQKVETSERRLKNLGYFESVDSSYVPAEGTNTYDLAFKVKEKAMGSFLIGAGFSSVDALVGFAELSHGNFDIKHWPPVGDGQKMKVRVQAGSSRNDVEVSFVEPWFLDRKLSLGVDLYHRTAEYYSDDYDLETTGARVSLSKPLGPFVRGTLSYSLENFDVQDITAPSNSFLATQAGSSLKSTVGATVSRDTRDQFFIPTRGNQSSISVEVAGGPLGGDVETVLTEAKTSQFWPLWNDHVLNVRGSLSSVDSYGDEEVPIFDRLYLGGPRTLRGFDYRDVSPRDPNNNNEPYGGRASWFASAEYTVPLWDKIRGAIFYDIGAVGEDPFEFFDPEINSCYGIGARFDLPMFPLRLDYAFPHLTDEYNENASPRWNFMLGYTF; the protein is encoded by the coding sequence ATGACGAAAAAGACATGCCGGTTTGTACGTTTGTTTGTTGGAGGCATGCTGCTGTCTTCTGCTGGATGGGCCGCTGTTACGATTGATGATATTCGCATTGAGAATCCAGAGAAAGTGGAGCTCGATGCCTCTTTTGTTCGTGCGTATACCTCGTTGCAAGCCGGGCAGGCGGTGGACAATGAGGATCAGCTGAACACCGCGGTTGCCAAGGATGTCGATAATCTTCGCCGCTCCGGCCGGTTTTCATATGTTCGCGCATTTATTGAACAGGACGACGGGCGCCTGACTCTTGTCTACAGTGTGGTTCCGCGCTTCCGTCTTCGGAAGATCGAGGTCGTCGGGGCAAAGAAAATCAGCAGCCGGAAACTGAAGAATCAGCTCGAGCTCAATTTGGGCGATTATGTCGATGATGCGATTGTCGGCGAAAAAGTGCACAAGCTGGAAGCTTACTGCAGGGAGCACAAGTATCCCGACGCAGCGGCCACCTGGAATCTGACGCCGGATGAAGAAACGGGTGCTGCGGATCTGCAGGTTTCTGTGGATGAAGGGGAGAAGCTGCGTGTAAAAAAAATCACGTTGGAGGGAGATCGTTTTTTAAGTGACAGCTTTGCTGCGAAGACGGGTCGTTTTTTCAAAAGACTGGTTCCTTCGCTGGGGAGTTCCTCTAAAGAAGATGCGTGGTTTGTTTCCAATGAAGTGCGCAGTCAGTTGAACCAGAAAGAAACATTCTGGATTACACCGTGGTTTGGAGCTTATCGTCCGGAGCTGGTGGATGCAGACCTTGCGGTTCTTCAGAAGTTTTATATGGATAAAGGGTTTCTGGACGTCTCTGTGGAAGCGCCGGAAGTCGATTCGCATGGTCGTGGCCGACTGGAGTTGACCTATCGGATTTCGGAGGGGGGACAGTACCGGATTGGAAAAATCGAGTTGGAGGGTGCGGAGCTTTTTGAGCCGGATGTGCTTAAAAAACAGATTTTTTTGAAGTCGGGAGATATCGCGGCGCAGTCTGCTCTGGATGCTGCCGCTGCGGCGGTTCGTCGTTATTATGGAAACCGGGGATATGTTCGCAGTTGGGTTGTGCCGGTCATTCAGACGAATCCGGATACGCTGGTTGCTGATGTGACGCTGCAGATTCAGGAAGGCCGGCTGGCGACCATTCATAAGATTGATATTCGCGGAAATGAAAAAACAAAAGATGAGGTTATTCGCCGAGAGCTGGCAGTATTCCCCGGCGAAAAGTTCCATGAGCAGAAGGTGGAGACCAGTGAACGCCGTCTGAAAAATCTTGGATATTTTGAAAGCGTCGACAGCTCCTATGTTCCGGCAGAAGGAACCAATACGTATGATCTGGCTTTCAAGGTGAAAGAAAAAGCGATGGGCAGTTTCCTGATCGGCGCCGGGTTTTCCAGCGTGGATGCTTTAGTTGGCTTTGCTGAACTGTCTCATGGAAACTTTGATATTAAGCACTGGCCTCCGGTTGGCGATGGGCAGAAAATGAAGGTTCGCGTTCAGGCAGGATCGTCTCGAAACGATGTTGAGGTATCTTTTGTTGAACCCTGGTTTCTGGATCGCAAGCTGTCTCTTGGTGTCGACCTTTATCATCGGACCGCTGAGTATTACAGTGATGATTATGATTTGGAAACGACCGGCGCTCGGGTTTCGCTTAGTAAACCTCTAGGGCCGTTCGTCCGTGGAACACTCAGCTATTCTCTGGAGAATTTTGATGTGCAGGATATTACAGCGCCAAGTAATTCTTTCCTGGCCACTCAGGCGGGCAGCAGTCTTAAATCGACGGTGGGCGCTACCGTTTCCCGTGATACCCGCGACCAGTTTTTCATTCCTACTCGCGGGAATCAGAGTTCGATAAGTGTGGAAGTTGCCGGGGGACCGTTGGGGGGAGATGTCGAAACTGTTTTGACCGAAGCCAAAACCTCACAGTTCTGGCCTCTGTGGAATGATCATGTGCTGAATGTGCGGGGATCTTTGAGTTCGGTGGACTCATACGGAGATGAGGAGGTCCCGATTTTTGACCGGCTGTACCTTGGTGGCCCGCGCACTCTCCGCGGATTTGATTATCGCGATGTCAGTCCGCGTGACCCGAACAACAATAACGAGCCCTATGGAGGGCGAGCCAGCTGGTTTGCCAGTGCGGAGTATACGGTGCCGCTTTGGGATAAAATCCGCGGCGCAATTTTCTACGATATTGGTGCTGTCGGAGAAGATCCTTTCGAATTCTTTGATCCGGAGATTAATTCCTGTTACGGTATCGGAGCAAGGTTTGACCTGCCCATGTTCCCGTTGAGGCTGGATTATGCGTTTCCTCATCTGACCGATGAGTACAATGAAAATGCCAGCCCTCGTTGGAACTTTATGTTGGGATATACGTTTTAA
- the dnaB gene encoding replicative DNA helicase — MSSIDQSGYRLPPYSEEAERGVLGSALIDSEKVLELCSDNQISADSFHVPAHRHLFEQLQEMTQSGKAVDLLTVGEYLKKNGRLDSVGGYVFLEGLIDSTPTSAHAEYYIGFIRQKHLLRNIIEEATAAIDRCYTETDEEAEGILSRTESAFFELSGQQISKTEDWKDSVAMTMAKLDQKQSFGVPTGYHGLDGKLRGLHQTDMIVLAARPSMGKTSLAMNIAENAALGKNKEHKKFSVGVFSLEMSQEQLVRRMLFSKARIPAWREEIHKSDHGKLVSAADQLGKAKIVVDDSAGLDVMDMFSRARRMKRVYDIDLVVIDYLQLLHDKRRMRDGRQQETASISNTIKKMAKDLNVPVLILSQLSRAPEQGGRDGKPRLSDLRDSGAIEQDADVVLLLTRPAFNDAHKGDVDEDDPLAEVIVAKHRNGPTGTVEMNFFKEFTRFEDRDMRHAADEME; from the coding sequence ATGAGTTCGATCGATCAGAGCGGATATCGTCTTCCGCCCTATAGTGAAGAAGCGGAACGGGGGGTTCTCGGCTCCGCTCTGATCGATTCGGAAAAGGTGCTCGAGCTCTGCTCGGACAATCAGATCTCTGCCGACTCCTTCCACGTTCCGGCACATCGGCATCTTTTCGAACAGCTTCAGGAGATGACGCAATCAGGGAAGGCCGTTGACTTGCTCACGGTCGGCGAATACCTGAAGAAAAACGGCCGCCTCGATTCTGTGGGCGGCTATGTTTTTCTGGAAGGCCTGATTGACAGTACTCCCACATCGGCCCATGCCGAATATTACATCGGGTTTATACGCCAGAAGCATCTGCTTCGTAATATCATCGAAGAAGCAACTGCGGCCATTGACCGCTGCTATACGGAAACGGATGAAGAAGCGGAAGGAATTCTCAGTCGAACTGAATCCGCTTTTTTTGAACTGAGCGGACAGCAGATCAGTAAAACCGAGGACTGGAAGGACTCGGTTGCCATGACGATGGCAAAGCTGGACCAGAAACAGTCCTTCGGGGTTCCCACCGGATATCACGGCCTCGATGGAAAGCTCCGCGGGTTACATCAAACCGACATGATTGTTCTCGCCGCCCGTCCATCGATGGGGAAAACCTCGCTGGCGATGAACATTGCTGAAAATGCCGCGCTGGGAAAAAATAAAGAACACAAAAAGTTTTCTGTCGGAGTATTCAGCCTGGAAATGTCGCAGGAACAGCTGGTGCGACGCATGCTGTTCAGTAAAGCGCGCATTCCGGCCTGGCGCGAAGAAATTCATAAGTCGGATCACGGCAAACTGGTCAGTGCTGCCGACCAGCTGGGCAAAGCAAAAATCGTGGTGGACGATTCTGCCGGTCTGGATGTGATGGATATGTTTTCCCGGGCACGGCGTATGAAGCGCGTGTACGACATTGACCTGGTTGTCATCGACTATCTTCAGCTTCTGCACGATAAACGCCGCATGCGGGACGGTCGCCAGCAGGAAACCGCTTCTATCTCGAATACAATTAAAAAGATGGCGAAGGATCTGAACGTTCCGGTTCTGATTCTCAGTCAGCTCAGCCGTGCTCCCGAGCAGGGAGGACGAGACGGAAAACCGCGCCTTTCCGACCTTCGTGACTCCGGAGCGATTGAGCAGGACGCCGACGTGGTGCTGCTCCTGACACGTCCGGCGTTTAATGATGCCCACAAGGGGGATGTGGATGAAGATGACCCCTTGGCAGAGGTGATTGTGGCCAAACATCGTAACGGCCCGACCGGTACGGTCGAAATGAACTTTTTTAAGGAATTCACCCGCTTTGAGGATCGCGATATGCGGCACGCCGCAGATGAAATGGAATGA
- the rplI gene encoding 50S ribosomal protein L9 → MAVEVLLMDAVPGLGIEGDVVSVADGYARNFLFPRGIASLVTEGKKRQIEKKRLERLELMKKEKSAAEELAKKFENVSCTIAVKTTENGKLFGSVTAAQIAEKLAEQDIQLESTQLKLAAPLHELGVFDVEISLHPEVQAALKVWIVEE, encoded by the coding sequence ATGGCTGTAGAAGTTTTGTTGATGGATGCGGTTCCCGGACTCGGAATTGAAGGGGATGTTGTCAGCGTTGCTGATGGGTACGCCCGCAACTTTCTGTTTCCTCGCGGAATTGCCTCGCTGGTGACCGAAGGAAAAAAACGTCAGATTGAGAAAAAGCGTCTTGAGCGTCTTGAGCTGATGAAAAAGGAAAAGTCTGCTGCGGAAGAGCTGGCAAAGAAATTTGAGAATGTGTCCTGCACAATTGCAGTAAAAACCACAGAGAACGGCAAGCTGTTCGGTTCGGTGACTGCGGCCCAGATTGCTGAAAAACTGGCCGAACAGGATATTCAACTGGAAAGCACCCAGCTCAAGTTGGCTGCCCCGCTTCATGAACTCGGAGTATTCGATGTGGAAATCAGCCTCCACCCGGAAGTGCAGGCTGCACTGAAGGTCTGGATTGTTGAGGAATGA
- the rpsR gene encoding 30S ribosomal protein S18, producing the protein MAYNKEEKNGRLLEGVTEVDYKDAELLRKFMTDRGKILSRRYTGVTSKQQREVKRAIRRARVMGLLR; encoded by the coding sequence ATGGCTTATAATAAAGAGGAAAAAAACGGCCGCCTGCTCGAAGGCGTGACGGAAGTGGATTACAAGGATGCGGAACTTCTCCGCAAGTTTATGACCGATCGCGGCAAAATTCTTTCGCGCCGCTACACCGGTGTGACATCAAAGCAGCAGCGTGAAGTCAAACGGGCCATTCGCCGTGCACGTGTGATGGGCCTGCTTCGCTAA
- a CDS encoding single-stranded DNA-binding protein — MSTLNRVFLMGNLTRDPEVRYTPSGTAVGDLGLAVNESYKNKAGETVESTVFVDVEVWARQAETCAEYLYKGSPVFVEGRLKLDQWENQQGEKRSKLRVRADRVQFLGAPKRDGASDAPSSAPSAPQEASTPTGDDDDIPF; from the coding sequence ATGTCGACACTGAATCGAGTCTTTCTGATGGGTAATCTGACCCGTGATCCCGAGGTGCGTTACACCCCGTCGGGAACGGCTGTAGGGGACCTCGGACTGGCTGTGAATGAGAGTTACAAAAACAAAGCCGGCGAAACAGTGGAGAGCACGGTTTTTGTGGATGTGGAAGTGTGGGCCCGCCAGGCCGAAACCTGTGCTGAATACCTTTATAAAGGATCGCCGGTTTTTGTTGAGGGCCGCCTGAAACTCGATCAGTGGGAAAATCAGCAGGGTGAAAAACGCAGCAAGCTGCGGGTGCGTGCGGACCGGGTTCAGTTTCTCGGTGCGCCGAAGCGGGATGGAGCCTCAGATGCTCCGTCATCTGCACCTTCGGCACCGCAGGAAGCTTCGACTCCGACTGGTGATGACGACGACATTCCGTTTTGA
- the rpsF gene encoding 30S ribosomal protein S6, translating into MKALYEGLFIFPETLSEEDLDQAIDAVKTELEKLEGSLESSTRLGKRSFARPMKKKKAGIYAIIMFRMDGLKIPAFKHRLKLATNVFRAQFVKKEESEIAQEA; encoded by the coding sequence TTGAAAGCATTGTATGAAGGACTGTTTATTTTTCCGGAAACGCTGAGTGAAGAAGATCTGGATCAGGCAATCGACGCGGTGAAAACCGAGCTGGAGAAACTCGAGGGGTCGCTGGAAAGCTCAACCCGTCTCGGAAAGCGTTCATTCGCACGTCCGATGAAAAAGAAAAAAGCGGGCATCTACGCCATTATTATGTTCCGCATGGACGGCCTGAAGATTCCTGCGTTCAAGCACCGCCTGAAACTTGCCACGAACGTATTTCGTGCTCAGTTTGTAAAGAAGGAAGAGTCGGAGATCGCGCAGGAGGCGTAA
- the pth gene encoding aminoacyl-tRNA hydrolase, producing MKWIVGLGNPGREYEMTRHNIGFLVLDELAARNGLSFRRSWRFPARIAKGKIGEEPVQLVKPQTYMNRSGAAVGPMLRKGKGTAADLLLVFDDTALAWGRLRVRAQGSAGGHNGVQSVLNALGDGAFGRIRVGIGSKPDKVSLSEHVLGPFSAEEQRELADVVGQAADAVEAACANGVERAMNRFNRG from the coding sequence GTGAAGTGGATCGTCGGGCTTGGAAATCCAGGGCGGGAATACGAAATGACCCGCCACAATATTGGGTTTCTGGTGCTGGATGAACTCGCCGCCCGGAACGGCCTTTCCTTTCGCAGGAGCTGGCGCTTCCCCGCCCGGATCGCGAAAGGGAAGATCGGCGAAGAGCCGGTGCAGCTGGTAAAGCCGCAGACCTATATGAACCGCAGCGGAGCGGCCGTCGGGCCGATGCTTCGCAAGGGGAAAGGGACTGCGGCAGACCTGTTGCTGGTATTTGATGATACGGCCCTGGCGTGGGGCCGGCTGCGTGTTCGTGCGCAGGGATCGGCCGGCGGGCACAATGGTGTGCAGTCGGTTCTGAACGCGCTGGGGGACGGTGCTTTCGGCAGGATTCGGGTTGGAATCGGATCGAAACCTGATAAGGTGTCGCTCTCTGAACACGTTCTAGGTCCGTTTTCGGCCGAAGAACAGAGAGAACTGGCCGATGTGGTTGGCCAGGCGGCTGACGCAGTGGAGGCAGCGTGCGCTAATGGAGTTGAGCGCGCGATGAACCGTTTTAATAGAGGATAG